A genomic window from Plutella xylostella chromosome 23, ilPluXylo3.1, whole genome shotgun sequence includes:
- the LOC105380962 gene encoding protein takeout — protein sequence MCDRRLVLLLAVAAAVVGDCAAKLAPDFIVPCNNTDPACLVKATQNAIPEFSKGIPGLGVPSLDPFIIDNLPIQLPGVKVTFSDGKATGLRKCEVRNVEAYLEKNIFKLEVKCNITIKGKYTAVGRLLLFPINGEGDAKIKIVNSIIKLDIKTKYYKDEEGRDHFGIKSYLYTFDYGERIFYVITNLFKGNPELSNTVLQFLNENWRTVTEEFGKPVVDYAINVTIETARKFFSAVPYDELLHVPIPPYS from the exons CGGACTTCATCGTCCCGTGCAACAACACTGACCCAGCGTGTCTCGTGAAGGCGACCCAGAACGCCATCCCGGAGTTCTCCAAGGGAATCCCCGGCCTTGGAGTGCCCTCATTGGACCCCTTCATCATCGACAACCTGCCCATCCAGCTGCCCGGGGTCAAGGTCACCTTCTCAGACGGGAAGGCCACGGGACTGAGGAAGTGCGAAGTGCGGAATGTTGA GGCGTACCTCGAGAAGAACATCTTCAAGCTGGAGGTGAAGTGCAACATCACCATCAAGGGCAAGTACACGGCGGTGGGCCGCTTGCTGCTGTTCCCCATCAATGGAGAGGGAGACGCCAAGATTAAAATTG TGAACTCCATCATCAAGCTGGACATCAAAACCAAGTACTACAAGGATGAAGAGGGCCGCGACCACTTCGGCATCAAGAGTTATTTGTACACCTTTGACTACGGCGAGAGGATCTTCTACGTCATCACCAACTTGTTCAAGGGGAACCCTGAGCTGA GCAATACTGTACTCCAATTCCTGAACGAAAACTGGAGGACAGTCACCGAAGAGTTCGGGAAACCAGTCGTGGACTACGCCATCAATGTCACCATCGAGACTGCTAGAAAATTCTTCAGCGCTGTCCCCTACGACGAGTTGCTACATGTACCTATACCGCCTTACTCATGA